From Parambassis ranga chromosome 9, fParRan2.1, whole genome shotgun sequence, the proteins below share one genomic window:
- the LOC114441785 gene encoding hydroxycarboxylic acid receptor 2-like, whose amino-acid sequence MQCNFNGTVLISVLPPLLLIEFVLGVLGNGLALWIFCFHLRPWKSSTVLLFNLAVADFLLNIALPLRATYYISGIKWKFGGALCNTCLFMLAANRSGSTFFLMAIAVDRYMRVVHPHHSVNSLSVSKALLGALGLWLVTISMTAHIFSLSHNSTYCESFLIKTESIHNISWHKFEFVISFFLPLFVILYCSFQIIRHLRRRQLAQQAKIKKALYFLTVVVVLFVICFLPSNITQLFIWVRRYKLVQNLPEDEVCTALENLTSTFYITISLTYLNSALDPVVYYFSSPAFKNSCRKAFLLPQVDTVQSTEKKTRETGCQSLSQL is encoded by the coding sequence ATGCAATGCAACTTCAATGGGACGGTGCTGATCAGCGTGCTGCCTCCACTGCTGCTCATAGAGTTTGTTTTGGGAGTGCTGGGAAATGGTTTGGCTCTGTGGATCTTCTGCTTCCACCTGAGGCCCTGGAAAAGCAGCACGGTGCTTCTCTTCAACCTGGCAGTGGCTGATTTTCTCCTCAACATTGCTCTGCCTCTCCGTGCCACCTACTACATTTCTGGGATCAAATGGAAGTTTGGAGGTGCCCTCTGTAACACCTGCCTCTTCATGCTGGCAGCCAATCGCAGTGGCAGCACCTTCTTCCTGATGGCCATCGCTGTGGACAGGTACATGCGTGTGGTGCATCCCCATCATTCTGTCAACTCTTTGAGTGTCTCTAAAGCTTTGCTTGGTGCACTTGGACTGTGGTTGGTCACCATTTCAATGACTGCTCATATCTTCAGTTTATCACACAACTCCACCTACTGTGAGAGTTTCCTGATTAAGACTGAGTCCATCCACAACATTTCATGGCACAAGTTTGAGTTTGTCATTTCCTTCTTTTTGCCCCTGTTTGTGATCCTCTACTGCTCATTCCAAATTATCCGCCACCTGAGGAGGAGACAGCTGGCCCAACAAGCAAAGATCAAGAAGGCTCTGTACTTTCTcacagtggtggtggtgctcTTTGTCATTTGCTTCCTCCCAAGTAACATCACTCAGCTGTTCATATGGGTAAGAAGATACAAGTTAGTCCAAAACCTGCCTGAAGATGAAGTCTGCACTGCTCTGGAGAACCTGACCAGCACATTTTACATCACCATCAGCCTCACCTATCTCAACAGTGCGTTGGATCCTGTGGTTTACTACTTCTCCAGCCCTGCCTTCAAGAACAGTTGCAGGAAAGCATTTCTCCTGCCCCAAGTCGACACTGTTCAgagcacagagaagaagactCGAGAAACGGGCTGCCAGTCTCTCAGCCAGCTGTGA